Below is a genomic region from Streptomyces ferrugineus.
TACCGCAACGGCTACCGCCGCCACAAGCAGCACCTCACCTACTGGCCGGACCCGAACAGCGCCAGCTTCCGCGGCGGCGGCCCCGGCGAGGGCAAGTAACGCCCGTGACCGGCCGGATCATCACCCGACGCATCCCGCACTCCTCCCGCACAGCACCTGATCACGCCCCGACCCCGCCCCCAAGAAAGGCAACGCAGTGACCGAGATCTTCGAGTCGACCGGCCAGGCCCTGCTCTACGGAGTCGTGGGCCTCGTCGTGATGGCCGTCGGCTTCATCGCCCTCGACCTCGTCACGCCGGGCAAGCTGTACCACGTGGTATGGACCGACCGGAACCGTGGCGCGGCCGTCCTGCTGGGCAGCCAGTCCGTCGCCGTGGGCCTGGTCATCATGAAGGCCATCGAGGCGAGCGAGTCCGAGCAGGGCCTCGGCTACGGCCTGATCAGCACGCTGCTGTACGGACTGGCCGGGGTGCTGGTGATGACCGTCGTCGGCATCGTGATCGGCGTGTTCACGCCGGGCCAGATGGGCGCGGTCGTCCTCGACGACCAGGACGGCCGCCCGCACCCCGCCGCCTGGGTCCAGGCCGGCATGTACCTGGGCACCGGGTTCATGGTCGGCGCGGCCATCTCGTAAGGCGCCCTCGGTGAGCGCCACCCTGCAAGGCCGCGACAGCACCGCGGCACCCTCTAGCCCCCCGGTCGTCCGGCACACCCGGGGGGCCCGTTTCCTGCTGCTCTTCGCCGTCTTCCTCTGCGCGGCCTGTGGCCTCGTGTACGAGCTGGCCCTGACCGCGCTGGGCAGCTATCTCATCGGCAACTCGGTGCTCCAGACCTCCGTGGTGATCTCCGTGATGGTGTGCGCCATGGGGCTCGGCTCGCTCGCCGCCAAACCCCTGCGCCGCCGCGCGGTGGGCGCGTTCGCGCTCGTGGAGGGCGTGCTGGCGCTGGTCGGCGGGCTGTCGGTGCTGGTGCTGTACGCGGCGTTCGCCTGGCTCCAGCTGTACACCCCGGCGATGATCGTGGTCGCGGTGGCCGTCGGCCTGCTGATCGGCGCCGAGATCCCGCTGCTGATGACCCTGCTCCAGCGGATCCGGCGGCAGGAGGCGGGCAGCGCGGTCGCCGACATGTTCGCCGTCGACTACATCGGAGCGCTGGTCGGCGGCCTGGGCTTCCCGCTGTGGCTCCTGCCGACGTTCGGCCAGCTGAAGGGCACGCTGGTGGTCGGCGCGGTCAACGCGGTGGCCGGTGTCATCGTGGTGGTGTTCATCTTCCGTCGGCAGATCCGGCGCTGGGTGCAGGGCGCCCTGCTGGCCGGGGTCACCGCGGTACTGGCCGTGCTCGGTACGACGTACGCGCTCGCGGACGACCTGGAGGTGACCGCGCGCCAGCAGATGTACCGGGACCCGATCGTCCACGCGGAGACGACGCCGTACCAGGAGATCGTCGTCACCCGCTCCACCGCCTTCACCGGCGAACCGGACATCCGGCTCTTCCTCAACGGCGACCTCCAGTTCAGCTCCGTCGACGAGTACCGCTACCACGAATCCCTCGTCCACCCCGCGCTCGCGGGCCCCCGCGCCAACGTGCTGATCATGGGCGGCGGCGACGGGCTCGCCCTGCGCGAGGTGCTGCGCTACGACGACGTACGGCACGTCACCCTGGTGGAACTGGACCCGGCGATGACCCGGCTCGCGCGCGATTTCCGGCTCCTGCGCGACCTCAACGACAAGGCGCTGGAAGACCCGAGGGTCGAGGTGGTCAACGCCGACGCCTTCAACTGGCTGCGCGGCGCCCGGCAGCGGTACGACGCGGTCGTCATCGACTTCCCCGACCCGGACACGGCGGCGCTGGCCAAGCTGTACTCGGTGGAGTTCTACCATCTGCTCGGCCAGGTCCTGACGCCGCAGAGCAGGGTGATGGTGCAGAGCGGGTCGCCGTTCTTCGCGCCGAAGACGTACTGGTCGATCGCGAAGACGATCGAGACGGCGGGCTACTCGACCTCCGAGTTCCAGGTCGACGTACCGAGCTTCGGCAACTGGGGTTTCGTCCTGGCCGGCCCGGGCGGCGGTACGTCCCCACCGCTGCGGCTGGCATCGGGTGCGCCGCGACTGCGCTACCTGGACGAGGCGGTCCTGAAGGCCGCCGCGGTGTTCCCCGTGGACCGCCGCCGCCAGGACGTACGGCCGAGCACGCTGATGGACCCGGCCGTGCTGG
It encodes:
- a CDS encoding DUF350 domain-containing protein → MTEIFESTGQALLYGVVGLVVMAVGFIALDLVTPGKLYHVVWTDRNRGAAVLLGSQSVAVGLVIMKAIEASESEQGLGYGLISTLLYGLAGVLVMTVVGIVIGVFTPGQMGAVVLDDQDGRPHPAAWVQAGMYLGTGFMVGAAIS
- a CDS encoding polyamine aminopropyltransferase, with product MQGRDSTAAPSSPPVVRHTRGARFLLLFAVFLCAACGLVYELALTALGSYLIGNSVLQTSVVISVMVCAMGLGSLAAKPLRRRAVGAFALVEGVLALVGGLSVLVLYAAFAWLQLYTPAMIVVAVAVGLLIGAEIPLLMTLLQRIRRQEAGSAVADMFAVDYIGALVGGLGFPLWLLPTFGQLKGTLVVGAVNAVAGVIVVVFIFRRQIRRWVQGALLAGVTAVLAVLGTTYALADDLEVTARQQMYRDPIVHAETTPYQEIVVTRSTAFTGEPDIRLFLNGDLQFSSVDEYRYHESLVHPALAGPRANVLIMGGGDGLALREVLRYDDVRHVTLVELDPAMTRLARDFRLLRDLNDKALEDPRVEVVNADAFNWLRGARQRYDAVVIDFPDPDTAALAKLYSVEFYHLLGQVLTPQSRVMVQSGSPFFAPKTYWSIAKTIETAGYSTSEFQVDVPSFGNWGFVLAGPGGGTSPPLRLASGAPRLRYLDEAVLKAAAVFPVDRRRQDVRPSTLMDPAVLEYVLDEWENY